GGGCGTGGATGAAAGGCGGCCCCTCCGTCGGGCTGAACATTGACCTGCCGTTCGAGCAAAACCACAACACTTTTATCGCACCGGACAAAAACCTCAAGCACCGCTACTTCTTTGTGCGCAAGGTGATGTTTGTCAAATACGCGCAGGGGTTCGTGGTGATGCCCGGCGGGTTTGGCACCTTGGACGAGCTCTTCGAGGTGCTGACGCTTGTGCAAACAAAAAAAATATCGCCGGTGCCGATTGTGCTCGTCGGCAAGGAATTTTGGGAAGGGCTGAGAAACTGGATGGTGGAGGTGATGCTCGAACGCCACCACAACATCAACGCCGAAGACCTCGACCTCTTCCTCATCACCGACGACCCAGAGGAGGTGACACAATACATCAATCGTTTTTACGAAAAAAACATCGAGGAACTTTCGCCGAACTTTGAGCTGTAAAAATTTGTTTCAAAGCCTTGATTTTCAACAAAAAAGGCCGCATTGGGAACATTCCCTCGCGGCCTTTTTTATTTTTTTCGTAAAAAAAACGAAATGGGTTGTTCACGAAGTCGCGGCTTGAGACATAAATGCTTAGTAACCTCACGAAAAAGGAATGAAACGTTAGCGGCTAATAGACCCGCGATTGGTAGTTCACCCTGTGTAACTCCACAAAGACGGCTAAGGCCCTGACCAAATGCGAAACACTCCTTCTTATCATTTGGGAACACACCTCGAACGTTGATGCTCGCCGGGAAGTCGGAATTGCCTCAGTTTGGCTTCCTCGGCGAGTACGACGCGCGACCTTTGAAAACATCCCATGCCATTTGTGACTCAAGCCTTTCCGATACCCCTCGGGAAGGCTTTTTTTGTTGGCGCGAATAGCAATTGTCGCAACGGGAACCCGGAATGGTTTTCCGAGAGGGCGTGCGCAATGGCATTCCGCGATAGTTTTTTGCTGCGTGTGGTTTTTACGTCTTATGGCATACACAAAAGAACAATCCTCCGCCAGCCTGTGCCAGCGGAGGATTGTTTTTTCTACGACGGTCAACTATCGAATGCGGGGTTCAATCGAATCCTCCACTCGGCTTTATACCCGGATTAAAGAGGATTTGAACCTGCCCGTTGGCAGGACGGGGACTTCCTTGATTGATTTGTATGATTTTCAAAGGATTGCGAGCGCCGTTCGTTCAAAGCCACCTTGTCAGACCCTGTACTCAGGGGCTTGCCCGGCAAGTGAGGAGGCGGACGGGGCTGATTTGCGTTAACTATAATCGTCAGCAACCGAATCGTTCGGCCATTGTAGGCTATTTATCGGGCAACTGCTCTATCATCGCGCTCGCCTTTTTGCCGAAACGCTTGTTTGCGCCCCCCATGTCAAGATACTTCTGAAAAGCGGCGCGTGCCTTTGAGTAGTTGCCGGTGCCGGCATGAGCCATGCCGAGGTAGTAAAAGGCGTTTGTCTGATAGTTTTCATTGGTGTTATCATCTCTTGATACCTTGTCGAATGGTTCAATGGCCTCTTTGTATTGTTTGTTGCCGAGCAGCGCTATGCCATAGTAGAATTGGAATTCAGAGTTGTCGGGGGAGACTGCCACTAGTTTTTTGAAGGCCGCTACGGCTTCCTTGTGTTTGTCCTCTCCTTTGAGTATGTCATTGTAAATGGCAAAGGCAATGAGCGCCAATTGCTTGCTGTCCGATGCGCTGCCAGCGGTGTTGTACTCCGATTCATTGCCGAAGTATTCAAAATTGGCCACCATTTTTTGCCGAAGCAGGGAGTCTTGTCGAGCATTTTCGAGTTGTTGCCTGCGTTGTTGTTGCATCATCCGCTCTGCCTGCTGCCGTTCTTTTTCGGCCTGCTCTTGCGCTTGGTTTGCGTCAGGGGCAGTCGTTGTGTTAGGGGCAGGCTGGATGGACGGCTCTTCGGCTTTTCCCATCCTTTCTTGCTGATTTTGCAAAACCTGTTCTTTGTTTGGCTCTGCGACGGGGGGGATGGACAGGTAGGCGAAGATGATGAGGGCAATGGATGCGGCGATGGCAGTGATTTGCAGAATCAGTCTTTTGAATCGAAATCGGCGCTCCAGTTCTTTGAGTTTTTGGTCGAAGGGGTCTTTTTCGGTTTGTGTGCGTATGCTCCGCGCCAGTGATTGTTGCCAAGCGAACTCGGCGGCAAATTCGGTATCGGTGGCGAGCAGTATTTTTATTTCTTGTTTTTCTGCTTCGTTGAGCGTATTGGCGAAATACGCCTCCAACAAGTGTTCGTATCTATTTTCCATGATACAGCGTTTTGTTCCAACCGAACGCGGGTTAAGTCGGTCGGAGTTGAAGCGAATGTGGGTTTGCGGTGTTTTTTAGTACGTTAGTAAGCATTGTAAGGTTGGATTAAAAGGGCTACTTTTTTATGTTTTTCATACATTCCTCTCGAAGGCGCCGGGCTTCTTCGGCGTTTGGGAGGTTCATTTTTTGGGCTATTTTTTCGTCGCTCAGGCGATGTTTTTTTGACAGCACGACAAGGGTGCGGCATGGTTGTTTCATTTGATTGACTTGGTGCCAGAATCGCAGTTCTTTCATGGCGCGGTAGCGAAGTTGGCGCACCACATCTTCGCTGGCATACCCCATAAGTTCGGCGATTTCCTTGCTGCTCAAGCCGAGTTTGAACGTCAGATAGAGAATCGTTCGGCCCGGTTCGTCGAGTTCGTCTATCTCTTCCCACAATTCGGCGAGCATTGTTTTGTCCTCAGGGCTGAGTTCGGTGCCTTCGTTGCGGGGAAGTTGCTCGTCGCCGGGTAAATCGGTGCGGTTGCGCCGACGTATCCAGGCAGGGATGTAAAACTTCCCGATGGCGATTAAGTAAGTCGAGGGTGCCACGGTTAGCTCAGTCATGGTGCCAAGTGCGATTTTGCGC
This Saprospiraceae bacterium DNA region includes the following protein-coding sequences:
- a CDS encoding tetratricopeptide repeat protein, whose amino-acid sequence is MENRYEHLLEAYFANTLNEAEKQEIKILLATDTEFAAEFAWQQSLARSIRTQTEKDPFDQKLKELERRFRFKRLILQITAIAASIALIIFAYLSIPPVAEPNKEQVLQNQQERMGKAEEPSIQPAPNTTTAPDANQAQEQAEKERQQAERMMQQQRRQQLENARQDSLLRQKMVANFEYFGNESEYNTAGSASDSKQLALIAFAIYNDILKGEDKHKEAVAAFKKLVAVSPDNSEFQFYYGIALLGNKQYKEAIEPFDKVSRDDNTNENYQTNAFYYLGMAHAGTGNYSKARAAFQKYLDMGGANKRFGKKASAMIEQLPDK
- a CDS encoding TIGR00730 family Rossman fold protein, encoding MKEWKSLRGENAWTMFKVMAEFVDGFETLNKIGPCISIFGSARTKPGTPYYELAVRVAARLTEEGYGIITGGGPGIMEAGNKGAWMKGGPSVGLNIDLPFEQNHNTFIAPDKNLKHRYFFVRKVMFVKYAQGFVVMPGGFGTLDELFEVLTLVQTKKISPVPIVLVGKEFWEGLRNWMVEVMLERHHNINAEDLDLFLITDDPEEVTQYINRFYEKNIEELSPNFEL
- a CDS encoding sigma-70 family RNA polymerase sigma factor; this encodes MDVSRDSTGDEGFRRRVEQMLEQEYASCRKKFIGWAAGWVKTNTGKRLDEHELVDLYHDVIHIMLRKIALGTMTELTVAPSTYLIAIGKFYIPAWIRRRNRTDLPGDEQLPRNEGTELSPEDKTMLAELWEEIDELDEPGRTILYLTFKLGLSSKEIAELMGYASEDVVRQLRYRAMKELRFWHQVNQMKQPCRTLVVLSKKHRLSDEKIAQKMNLPNAEEARRLREECMKNIKK